The Tachyglossus aculeatus isolate mTacAcu1 chromosome 22, mTacAcu1.pri, whole genome shotgun sequence genome window below encodes:
- the SMTNL1 gene encoding smoothelin-like protein 1 — MELGSKSVPQDGPSPSTSESKATKEEEEAKGVSGERTKEDIRPGEADRKSAEGEGGTVGEPKEQVDGIEEVKSKPKEEADEKEEVKSESKGTPEEEKAKSEPKEALDDEKAKSDVKEEHRKEQAKYEPQENHGKEKPKSELEEDHGKREAKSKPKKADEKEKGKSDLKETGEEATLGPKEDQRKEEAKSEAKKTGEKEEAKPEPKEQERKPEKESDSKASTAELGAEESPETQEPEDATEAPAQGAEEEEKEEQAEETGEGTTVPSSPEWPESPTGEDGEGLSPDGAIPDGSATGETSPGASESSPGEGPQSPVEPPPSGEKKKLPERRVAPPARPRGPRAQNRKAIVDKFGGAASGPTALFRNPRAAGAAVGSVRNMLLDWSRAMTRNYEHVDIQNFSSSWSSGMAFCALIHKFFPDAFDYAALDPKRRRDNFTLAFSTAENLADCAQLLEVEDMVRLSVPDSKCVYTYIQELYRCLVQKGLVKTKKK, encoded by the exons ATGGAGCTGGGGAGCAAGAGTGTTCCTCAGGATGggccttctccctccacctcagagTCTAAGGCCaccaaggaagaagaggaggccaaAGGTGTATCTGGGGAGAGGACCAAAGAGGACATTCGGCCGGGGGAAGCAGACAGGAAATCagctgaaggagaaggaggaactgTGGGTGAACCCAAGGAACAAGTTGATGGGATAGAGGAGGTTAAGTCTAAGCCcaaggaggaggctgatgagAAAGAGGAGGTAAAGTCTGAATCTAAAGGGACTCCTGAGGAAGAGAAGGCCAAGTCTGAACCCAAAGAGGCTCTTGATGACGAGAAGGCCAAATCAGATGTCAAGGAGGAACATAGGAAAGAGCAAGCCAAGTATGAACCCCAGGAGAATCACGGGAAAGAGAAGCCCAAGTCTGAACTCGAAGAGGATCATGGAAAACGGGAGGCCAAATCTAAACCCAAAAAGGCTGATGAGAAAGAGAAGGGCAAATCAGACCTGaaagagactggagaggaggctACACTTGGCCCGAAAGAGGATCAAAGGAAAGAGGAAGCCAAGTCTGAAGCCAAAAAGACTGGTGAGAAAGAGGAAGCCAAGCCTGAACCCAAAGAGCAGGAGAGAAAGCCTGAAAAGGAGAGTGACAGCAAGGCTTCCACTGCAGAGCTGGGGGCAGAGGAATCCCCTGAAACTCAG GAGCCAGAAGATGCCACGGAGGCCCCAGCCCAGGGagcggaggaggaagaaaaggaggagcaaGCGGAGGAGACAGGGGAAGGAACCACCGTCCCAAGCTCCCCCGAATGGCcagagagccccacgggggaggatggggagggcctGAGCCCAG ATGGAGCCATCCCAGATGGTTCTGCTACAGGAGAGACCAGCCCGGGAGCCAG cGAGTCCTCCCCCGGGGAAGGGCCACAGAGCCctgtggaaccccctccctctggaGAGAAGAAGAAGCTGCCGGAGCGTAGAGTGgctcccccggcccgcccccggggcccccgtGCACAGAACCGCAAGGCCATCGTGGACAAGTTTGGGGG GGCAGCCTCGGGCCCGACCGCGCTCTTCCGGAACCCGCGGGCGGCCGGGGCGGCGGTGGGCAGCGTCAGGAACATGCTGCTGGACTGGTCGCGGGCCATGACCCGCAACTATGAG CACGTGGACATCCAGAACTTTTCCTCCAGCTGGAGCAGTGGCATGGCCTTCTGCGCCCTCATCCACAAATTCTTCCCCGACGCCTTCGACTACGCCGCCCTCGACCCCAAGCGTCGCCGGGACAACTTCACTCTTGCCTTCTCCACTGCAGA gaaCTTGGCTGATTGCGCCCAGCTACTAGAAGTGGAAGACATGGTACGCCTAAGTGTCCCCGACTCCAAGTGCGTGTACACCTACATCCAGGAGTTGTATCGCTGCCTGGTCCAGAAGGGGCTGGTCAAAACCAAGAAGAAATGA